TCCGTCGTACCCGAAGCTGATCCAGACGGTGCGCGCAAGAGGCTATGTTTTCCACCCTTGGGCCACAGACGATGCCACGACGGGCGCACTTCTTTCGCCGCCTCACGGCACGCTACAGCGCTCGGCTTCTACCCGGACCGACTATCCGCTTGCCACCCACCAGCCGGCCATCCGATCTCGGCAGGCCTGAACCACTCTCTACCATGCTCAATCGATGGCTTCGAAGTTTGTCCGTCCGTGTCTGGGTGACGAGCGTTGCCGCGCTCGCTGTCAGCCTTGCGGTGCTGTCCGCCGTCGTCGCCTACGCGTTCAATCACTTTCCCGAACAGATGCTCGGGAGGCACGAGCAGATCGAAAACGCCGTCAAGATTGCGGACGGCCTGAAGTTCGACGCGTCGGGTCGCCCGGTATCGATACGGCTTCCGGATAAGACTGCGTGGCTTTTCGAGGTCGTGCCGGCCGAGCTCAAGTACCGAGTACTGGATGCGCAGGGCAACGTGCTGCTTTCATCGAATTCTGCCGAGCGCGACGCGCCCTGGAGCGTGGCTGATCTGGAGACGATCGCCGGCGGCGTTCAACGCGTTCACATCGACGGGAAACCGTACGACATCATGACGCTGCGCGTCCCCCATGGCAACGCTGTGTTCTACGTTCAGACCGCAATGAGCAGGCGTCTTCTCAATGCCATCATCAGCCAGAAAATCACGCCAATCCAGATCATTGTCCCGGTGACGATTCTCGTGGCAATGGTTACCTTCGGCCTCACGCTGACATTGACGGTTTATTGCGTGCTCCGCCCGCTGCGGGAAGCATCGAAGGCTGCAGCGTCGATCACGCCGCGCAACCTCAAGACACGTCTTTCGCTGACAGGGATACCGGGTGAGATCACGCCGCTTATCCATGCGTTCAATGACGCGCTAGGCAGATTGGAGAATGGTTTTGCCGTTCAGCAACAGTTTCTCGCATCTGCCGCCCACGAACTTCAAACGCCGCTCACGCTGATTCGCGGGCAGATAGAACTGCAACCGGACATTGAAGACAAGGACCTGCTGCTACGCGAGATCGACATGATGGCGCGTCAGGTGCGGCAACTCCTGCATCTGGCGGAAGTGAGCGAATCGCAGAACTTTACGTTCGGCAACGTCAATAGCCTTGACGTCGCGCAGGACGTGGTGGCCTATCTTTCGCGCAAGGCCGACGCACGACAGATCAAGCTTGAACTCCATTCGGCGGGCAACGGACCATCGATCTGGGCGGACCGCAGCGCGCTGTTCATCCTCATCAAAAACATTCTAGAGAATGCGATTAACGTAACGCCAGCGAACAGCACGGTGTCGGTCCTCGTCGACGACGTTTCGGTGCAGATTCGCGACGAGGGGCCCGGGATCAAGGACGAACATCTGCCATTTCTTTTCAAGCGTTTCTGGCGCGCGCCCGATTCGCGGCACGATGGCGCTGGGCTGGGTCTGGCCATCTGCAAGGAGATCGCTTTGGCCCACGACTGGCGGCTAACTGTCAGTAGCCTGCGCCTCGGCACCTGCTTTGTCGTCCGGTTCTGCTGAACTGACGCTGCAGCAGATGCAACGTTCGCGCGCTCAATGTCATGACTTGCCGGCGCGCCCACACGGATGCACGCCGGTCTGCCTGGAAGCTCAGAAGCTATGGCGCACACCCACACTGACCTGCGTCTGGCTGTTAGTACCCGAAGGAATGCCGGTGTCCGTTATTTCCGCGTAGGAAAGGCTGAGGCCGTTGCCTCCGGAGACGTGTTGATAGGCTGCCTCGGTGTACAGCAGCGTCCTCCTGCTCAGGTCGTAATCGACCTCCATCGTGACCTGCTGATTATGCAACGTTGCGCTCGTAGCACCGGAAAGGTGTTCAGTCGTCAAAGTGTAGCCGGCGCCAAGGCTCAGCGCGTGCGTGAGCGGGTAATGTCCGTAAGCGCTGTAGTTATCGAAGCGGAGGTCTTCTCCGGCGCTCACACCGAGCAAGTTGCCGCTGGCGAGCGAGAGGTATGTGGAATGTGTATACAACAGACCGGCCGTCCCGCCGCCGATGTCGAAACGGGCACCCGCGCCCAGCACGGTCTGATCGCTCGCGGCGATGGCGTACCCCATGTTCGAATTCACCGCA
Above is a window of Paraburkholderia sprentiae WSM5005 DNA encoding:
- a CDS encoding sensor histidine kinase, encoding MSVRVWVTSVAALAVSLAVLSAVVAYAFNHFPEQMLGRHEQIENAVKIADGLKFDASGRPVSIRLPDKTAWLFEVVPAELKYRVLDAQGNVLLSSNSAERDAPWSVADLETIAGGVQRVHIDGKPYDIMTLRVPHGNAVFYVQTAMSRRLLNAIISQKITPIQIIVPVTILVAMVTFGLTLTLTVYCVLRPLREASKAAASITPRNLKTRLSLTGIPGEITPLIHAFNDALGRLENGFAVQQQFLASAAHELQTPLTLIRGQIELQPDIEDKDLLLREIDMMARQVRQLLHLAEVSESQNFTFGNVNSLDVAQDVVAYLSRKADARQIKLELHSAGNGPSIWADRSALFILIKNILENAINVTPANSTVSVLVDDVSVQIRDEGPGIKDEHLPFLFKRFWRAPDSRHDGAGLGLAICKEIALAHDWRLTVSSLRLGTCFVVRFC